From the Streptomyces pluripotens genome, one window contains:
- a CDS encoding NAD(P)/FAD-dependent oxidoreductase, with translation MVKERARILVVGGGYVGMYTALRLQRKLKGEIRRGEVGITVVTPNPYMTYQPFLPEAAAGSISPRHVVVPLRRVLDRCDVISGEVTSIDHAVRTAAFTTLASVEENKAAELLGYDELVLAPGSVSRTLPIPGLAEHGIGFRTVEEAIGLRNHVIEQMDIASSTRDPAIRDAALTFVFVGGGFAGVEALAELEDMARYTARYYHNVQPEDMKWILVEAADRILPEVGQEMGRYTITQLRRRNIQVLLSTRLESCAGRVAVLSDGQRFPTRTVVWTAGVKPHPLLAATDLPRTGRGRLKCTAQLTVDGAEHAWSAGDAAAVPDVTAAEPGTETAPNAQHAVRQARVLGDNIAHVLHGEPLETYAHAYAGSVASLGWHKGVAQIHGRKLKGYPAWFMHRVYHLSRMPTSNRKARVLAEWTLAGLFRREIVSLGSLEHPRAEFEFAAGGKPPHSPSDDPEGS, from the coding sequence ATGGTGAAGGAACGTGCGCGCATTCTGGTTGTCGGCGGTGGCTACGTCGGGATGTACACGGCCCTGCGCCTGCAGCGGAAGCTGAAGGGCGAGATCAGGAGGGGCGAGGTCGGCATCACCGTCGTCACCCCCAACCCCTACATGACCTACCAGCCGTTCCTCCCCGAGGCCGCCGCAGGTTCGATTTCGCCTCGTCATGTCGTCGTACCGCTCCGTCGTGTCCTCGACCGGTGCGACGTCATCAGCGGCGAGGTCACCTCCATCGACCACGCCGTGCGCACGGCGGCCTTCACCACCCTGGCCAGCGTCGAGGAGAACAAGGCCGCAGAGCTCCTCGGTTACGACGAACTCGTCCTCGCCCCCGGATCGGTCTCCCGCACGCTGCCCATCCCCGGACTCGCCGAGCACGGCATCGGCTTCAGGACCGTCGAGGAGGCCATCGGGCTGCGCAACCACGTCATCGAGCAGATGGACATCGCCTCCTCCACCCGCGACCCCGCGATCCGTGACGCGGCCCTCACCTTCGTCTTCGTCGGCGGCGGCTTCGCGGGCGTGGAGGCCCTCGCCGAACTGGAGGACATGGCTCGTTACACCGCGCGCTACTACCACAACGTCCAGCCCGAGGACATGAAGTGGATCCTCGTGGAGGCCGCTGACCGCATCCTCCCCGAGGTCGGTCAGGAGATGGGCCGCTACACCATCACCCAGCTGCGCCGTCGTAACATCCAGGTGCTGCTGAGCACCCGCCTGGAGTCCTGCGCCGGCCGCGTCGCCGTGCTCAGCGACGGCCAGCGCTTCCCGACCCGTACGGTGGTGTGGACGGCCGGGGTCAAACCCCACCCGCTGCTCGCCGCCACCGACCTGCCGCGCACCGGCCGCGGGCGTCTGAAGTGCACCGCCCAACTCACCGTCGACGGAGCGGAACACGCCTGGTCGGCCGGCGACGCGGCGGCTGTCCCGGATGTCACCGCCGCCGAACCCGGCACCGAGACCGCGCCCAACGCCCAGCACGCCGTCCGCCAGGCAAGGGTGCTGGGCGACAACATCGCCCATGTGCTGCACGGCGAGCCACTGGAGACGTATGCGCACGCATACGCCGGCTCCGTGGCCTCCCTCGGCTGGCACAAAGGCGTCGCCCAGATCCACGGGCGGAAGCTGAAGGGCTACCCTGCCTGGTTCATGCACCGCGTGTACCACCTCAGCCGGATGCCCACCTCCAACCGCAAGGCCCGGGTGCTCGCCGAATGGACCCTCGCCGGGCTCTTCAGGCGCGAGATCGTCTCCCTCGGCTCGCTCGAACATCCGCGAGCGGAGTTCGAATTCGCGGCCGGTGGAAAGCCTCCCCACAGCCCTTCGGACGATCCGGAGGGGTCCTGA